One Nostocoides sp. HKS02 genomic window carries:
- the aroB gene encoding 3-dehydroquinate synthase, translating into MTTTRISVGGDYDVVIGTGLLDELPQLLGEGVQRVLVVHPRALAATGEGVREALAASGFEAYAAEVPDAEEAKTAQVAAFVWGVLGQAGFTRSDAVVSVGGGATTDLAGFVAATWLRGIRVVHVPTTLLGMVDAAVGGKTGINTPEGKNLVGSFHPPAGVLCDLATLETLPTHDFVAGLAEVVKCGFIADPVILDLVEADPQGVRSPSGAHVRELVERAVRVKADVVAQDLKESDLREILNYGHTFGHAVEQVERYAFRHGAAVSIGMVYVAELARLVGRIDDDLVDRHRAVLTSLGLPVTYRGDRWPQLLDAMKRDKKSRGSLLRFVVLAGLAKPVRLEGPDPALLQAAYAEISRD; encoded by the coding sequence ATGACCACCACCCGGATCAGCGTGGGCGGCGACTACGACGTCGTCATCGGCACCGGGCTGCTCGACGAGCTGCCCCAGCTGCTCGGCGAGGGGGTCCAGCGCGTGCTGGTCGTGCACCCCCGGGCCCTCGCCGCGACCGGTGAGGGCGTGCGAGAGGCGTTGGCGGCCAGCGGTTTCGAGGCGTATGCCGCAGAGGTCCCCGATGCCGAGGAGGCCAAGACCGCGCAGGTCGCCGCGTTCGTCTGGGGCGTCCTGGGGCAGGCCGGTTTCACTCGGTCTGACGCGGTCGTCAGCGTCGGGGGAGGGGCGACCACCGACCTCGCCGGGTTCGTCGCCGCCACCTGGCTGCGCGGCATCCGGGTCGTCCACGTGCCCACCACCCTCCTCGGCATGGTCGACGCCGCGGTGGGCGGCAAGACGGGCATCAACACGCCTGAGGGCAAGAACCTCGTCGGGTCGTTCCACCCTCCTGCCGGGGTGCTCTGCGACCTGGCCACCTTGGAGACGCTGCCCACCCACGACTTCGTGGCCGGTCTGGCCGAGGTCGTCAAGTGCGGGTTCATCGCCGACCCGGTGATCCTCGACCTCGTCGAGGCCGACCCGCAGGGGGTGCGCAGCCCCTCGGGTGCGCACGTGCGCGAGCTCGTCGAGCGGGCGGTCCGGGTCAAGGCCGACGTCGTCGCCCAGGACCTCAAGGAGTCGGACCTGCGCGAGATCCTCAACTACGGCCACACCTTCGGCCATGCCGTCGAGCAGGTGGAGCGCTACGCGTTCCGGCACGGTGCCGCCGTGTCGATCGGCATGGTCTACGTCGCCGAGCTGGCGCGCCTGGTCGGACGCATCGACGACGACCTGGTCGACCGGCACCGCGCCGTCCTCACCTCGCTGGGGCTGCCCGTCACGTACCGTGGCGACCGGTGGCCCCAGCTGCTCGACGCGATGAAGCGCGACAAGAAGTCGCGGGGCTCGCTGCTGCGGTTCGTGGTGCTCGCCGGGCTGGCCAAGCCGGTGCGGCTCGAGGGCCCCGACCCCGCGCTGCTCCAGGCGGCATACGCCGAGATCAGCCGCGACTGA
- the efp gene encoding elongation factor P, which produces MASTNDLKNGLVLNLEGQLWAVVEFQHVKPGKGPAFVRTKLKNVMSGKVVDKTFNAGVKVETANVDRRDMQYLYKDGSDYVFMDGDTYDQIHIPEATVGEVANYLLENQTAQVATHDGTVLYVELPTSVVLEITYTEPGLQGDRSTGGTKPATLETGAQINVPLFLEQGTKVKVDTRDGSYLGRVN; this is translated from the coding sequence GTGGCATCGACCAACGACCTGAAAAACGGCCTCGTCCTCAACCTCGAGGGCCAGCTCTGGGCCGTGGTGGAGTTCCAGCACGTCAAGCCCGGCAAGGGTCCGGCCTTCGTCCGCACCAAGCTCAAGAACGTCATGTCGGGCAAGGTCGTCGACAAGACCTTCAACGCCGGCGTCAAGGTCGAGACCGCGAACGTCGACCGTCGTGACATGCAGTACCTCTACAAGGACGGGTCGGACTACGTCTTCATGGACGGCGACACGTACGACCAGATCCACATCCCCGAGGCGACCGTCGGCGAGGTCGCGAACTACCTCCTCGAGAACCAGACCGCCCAGGTCGCGACCCACGACGGCACCGTGCTCTACGTCGAGCTGCCGACCTCGGTCGTGCTCGAGATCACCTACACCGAGCCGGGCCTGCAGGGCGACCGCTCCACCGGTGGCACCAAGCCGGCGACGCTCGAGACCGGTGCGCAGATCAACGTCCCGCTGTTCCTCGAGCAGGGCACCAAGGTCAAGGTCGACACCCGCGACGGCTCCTACCTCGGTCGCGTGAACTGA
- the nusB gene encoding transcription antitermination factor NusB: MAARTKARKRAVDLLFEAEQRGMNARDLLVERLAKPVTEAPLNQYTADLVEGVVEHWTDINELLSTYSQGWSLERMPSVDRAILRLGAFEVLYAAEVPESVAIAEAVELAKSLSTDDSPKFVNGLLGRLAEVKPTLA, translated from the coding sequence TTGGCTGCCAGGACCAAGGCCCGCAAACGGGCTGTCGACCTCCTCTTCGAGGCCGAGCAGCGCGGCATGAACGCGCGCGACCTGCTCGTGGAGCGGCTGGCCAAGCCGGTCACCGAGGCGCCGCTCAACCAGTACACCGCCGACCTCGTCGAGGGGGTCGTCGAGCACTGGACCGACATCAACGAGCTGCTCTCGACCTACTCCCAGGGGTGGTCCCTCGAGCGGATGCCCAGCGTCGACCGCGCCATCCTGCGCCTCGGCGCGTTCGAGGTGCTGTATGCCGCGGAGGTGCCCGAGAGCGTCGCCATCGCCGAGGCGGTGGAGCTGGCCAAGAGCCTGTCCACCGACGACTCGCCGAAGTTCGTCAACGGTCTCCTCGGGCGCCTCGCCGAGGTCAAGCCGACCCTGGCCTGA
- the pyrR gene encoding bifunctional pyr operon transcriptional regulator/uracil phosphoribosyltransferase PyrR: protein MSAADVSRALRRIAHEILERNKGADDLVILGIPRRGVALAHRLAGVMESVEGRPVPVGALDVTMHRDDLRRQPTRSPMHTDIPGSGIDDKVVVLVDDVLYSGRTVRAALDALSDLGRPRAVRLAVLVDRGHRDLPIRADHVGKNLPTASTERVSVRLTEHDGEQDEVTISAGEPR from the coding sequence ATGAGCGCGGCCGACGTGTCCCGAGCCCTGCGTCGCATCGCCCACGAGATCCTCGAGCGCAACAAGGGCGCCGACGACCTGGTGATCCTGGGCATCCCACGCCGCGGGGTGGCCCTCGCGCACCGGCTCGCCGGCGTCATGGAGTCCGTCGAGGGTCGTCCCGTGCCCGTCGGCGCGCTCGACGTGACGATGCACCGCGACGACCTGCGCCGCCAGCCGACCCGCAGCCCGATGCACACCGACATCCCGGGCTCCGGGATCGACGACAAGGTCGTGGTCCTGGTCGACGACGTCCTGTACTCCGGCCGCACGGTCCGGGCTGCTCTCGACGCGCTCTCCGACCTCGGCCGGCCGCGCGCGGTGCGCTTGGCCGTCCTGGTCGACCGTGGGCACCGGGACCTGCCCATCCGGGCCGACCACGTCGGCAAGAACCTCCCGACGGCCAGCACCGAGCGGGTCAGCGTCCGGCTCACCGAGCACGACGGCGAGCAGGACGAGGTCACCATCAGCGCAGGTGAGCCCCGATGA
- a CDS encoding aspartate carbamoyltransferase catalytic subunit — protein MRHTRRHLLSSADLDRAQVRAILDTAAEMHAVQRREVKKLPTLRGRTVVNLFFEDSTRTRSSFEIAGKWLSADVINISGKGSSTSKGESLRDTVLTVAAMGVDALVIRHGASGAAHQVSQWVDAHVINAGDGMHEHPTQALLDAYTMERRLGDLEDRHVVIVGDLTHSRVVRSNLITLRTLGARVTLVAPPTLMPSGIASWARTEGFALTHDFDEVLPTADAVMMLRVQRERMSGGYFPTAREYTVGYGLTRGRLDLLTAANPEAVICHPGPMNRGLEIAADAADAAQSLILDQVSAGVAMRMSVLYHLLAGEEGTA, from the coding sequence ATGCGGCATACCCGCCGCCACCTGCTCAGCTCCGCCGACCTCGACCGCGCGCAGGTGCGGGCCATCCTCGACACTGCCGCCGAGATGCACGCGGTCCAGCGGCGCGAGGTGAAGAAGCTGCCGACCCTGCGTGGTCGCACGGTCGTGAACCTCTTCTTCGAGGACTCGACGCGCACCCGCAGCAGCTTCGAGATCGCCGGCAAGTGGCTCTCGGCCGACGTCATCAACATCAGTGGCAAGGGGTCCTCGACCTCCAAGGGCGAGTCGCTGCGGGACACCGTCCTGACCGTGGCCGCCATGGGGGTCGATGCCCTCGTGATCCGCCACGGTGCCAGCGGTGCGGCCCACCAGGTCAGCCAGTGGGTCGACGCCCACGTCATCAACGCGGGCGACGGCATGCACGAGCACCCGACCCAGGCGCTGCTCGACGCCTACACGATGGAGCGGCGGCTCGGCGACCTCGAGGACCGCCACGTGGTCATCGTCGGCGACCTGACCCACTCCCGGGTGGTCCGCTCCAACCTCATCACGCTGCGCACGCTCGGCGCCCGGGTCACCCTCGTCGCGCCGCCGACCCTGATGCCCAGCGGCATCGCGTCGTGGGCCCGCACCGAGGGGTTTGCACTCACGCACGACTTCGACGAGGTGCTGCCGACCGCGGACGCGGTGATGATGCTGCGGGTGCAGCGCGAACGGATGAGCGGCGGCTACTTCCCCACCGCGCGCGAGTACACCGTCGGCTACGGCCTGACGCGCGGTCGCCTCGACCTCCTCACCGCCGCCAACCCAGAGGCCGTCATCTGCCACCCCGGCCCGATGAACCGGGGCCTCGAGATCGCCGCCGACGCCGCGGATGCCGCCCAGTCGCTGATCCTCGACCAGGTGAGCGCCGGGGTCGCTATGCGGATGTCGGTGCTGTACCACCTGCTCGCCGGAGAGGAAGGCACCGCATGA
- a CDS encoding dihydroorotase produces the protein MSALLVTGADLCGGGASDLLIEDGVITQIGTIGAKGSRGWDVLDADGLVALPGLVDLHTHLREPGREDAETIASGSAAAAVGGYTAILAMANTSPVTDTAEAAERILDLGRAAGLVDVVPVGAVTKGLLGDELAELGLMHRSRAAVTVFSDDGHCVHDARVMRRALEYVRAFGGVVSQHAQDPQLAGPQACAHEGELSGRLGLPGWPGIAEESIVARDVMLARHTGSRVHVAHVSTAGTVEVLRWAKAQGIAVTAEVTPHHLVLTTDLLTGYDPTFKVNPPLRPQEDVEALRQALADGTIDAVATDHAPHARHDKEHAFVDAAFGMLGLETALSVVSDVMVTTGLLDWAGVARVMAQNPARIAGLADHGRPIEVGAPANLTLVDPSAQVTIDRGASLSLSRNNPWHGRTLRGAVHATVLRGRVTAQKGALA, from the coding sequence ATGAGCGCCTTGTTGGTCACCGGAGCCGACCTGTGCGGCGGTGGCGCGAGCGACCTGCTCATCGAGGACGGCGTCATCACGCAGATCGGAACGATCGGCGCCAAGGGCTCGCGGGGCTGGGACGTCCTCGATGCCGACGGCCTGGTCGCCCTGCCCGGGCTGGTCGACCTGCACACCCACCTGCGTGAGCCGGGGCGCGAGGATGCCGAGACGATCGCCTCCGGGTCGGCCGCAGCTGCCGTCGGCGGCTACACCGCGATCCTGGCCATGGCCAACACCTCGCCGGTCACGGACACTGCCGAGGCTGCTGAGCGCATCCTCGACCTCGGACGCGCCGCCGGGCTGGTCGACGTCGTGCCGGTGGGCGCGGTGACCAAGGGGCTGCTGGGCGACGAGCTCGCCGAGCTGGGCCTGATGCACCGCTCGCGGGCCGCCGTGACCGTGTTCTCCGACGACGGCCACTGCGTCCACGACGCCCGGGTCATGCGACGTGCCCTCGAGTACGTCCGCGCCTTCGGTGGGGTCGTGTCCCAGCACGCCCAGGACCCGCAGCTCGCGGGGCCGCAGGCGTGCGCCCACGAGGGCGAGCTGTCCGGTCGGCTGGGCCTGCCGGGCTGGCCCGGCATCGCCGAGGAGTCGATCGTCGCGCGCGACGTCATGCTGGCGCGGCATACCGGCTCGCGCGTCCACGTCGCCCACGTCTCGACCGCGGGCACCGTGGAGGTGCTGCGCTGGGCCAAGGCCCAGGGCATCGCCGTCACGGCCGAGGTGACGCCCCACCACCTCGTCCTCACGACCGACCTGCTCACCGGCTACGACCCGACGTTCAAGGTCAACCCGCCGCTGCGGCCCCAGGAGGACGTCGAGGCGCTGCGCCAAGCGCTCGCCGACGGCACCATCGACGCCGTCGCCACCGACCACGCGCCCCACGCCCGGCACGACAAGGAGCACGCGTTCGTCGACGCTGCCTTCGGGATGCTCGGGCTCGAGACGGCGCTGTCCGTCGTCAGCGACGTCATGGTGACGACCGGGCTGCTCGACTGGGCCGGGGTCGCCCGCGTGATGGCCCAGAACCCCGCGCGCATCGCCGGCCTCGCCGACCACGGCCGCCCGATCGAGGTCGGTGCGCCCGCCAACCTGACCCTGGTCGACCCGTCGGCCCAGGTCACCATCGACCGCGGCGCCTCGCTGTCCTTGTCCCGCAACAACCCGTGGCACGGCCGCACCCTGCGTGGTGCGGTGCACGCCACGGTGCTGCGCGGACGCGTCACCGCCCAGAAGGGGGCCCTCGCGTGA
- the carA gene encoding glutamine-hydrolyzing carbamoyl-phosphate synthase small subunit: MTASAAPLDLDLDRESAVLVLEDGRTFRGDAYGAIGQTVGEAVFSTGMTGYQETLTDPSYHRQVVVMTAPHVGNTGVNDEDAESDRIWVAGYVVRDPALRPSNWRSQRSLEDDLRQQGVVGISGIDTRALTRHLRERGAMRVGIFSGERSELPLAELTGAVRNAPSMTGAALAAEVSTTEPYVVPAVGEKRFTVAAVDLGIKAMTPTLMAQQGIEVHVLPATATFDDLQAVGDAGPDGVFFSNGPGDPAAADAEVAVLREVLDARIPFFGICFGNQLLGRALGFGTYKLKYGHRGINQPVIDRSTGKVEITAHNHGFAVDAPVDADVTAPSDRDGTAYGRVRVSHVCLNDDVVEGLDCLDLPAYSVQYHPEAAAGPHDAGYLFDRFVELMSNNEKGNRG; the protein is encoded by the coding sequence ATGACCGCGTCCGCTGCCCCGCTCGACCTCGACCTCGACCGTGAGTCGGCCGTGCTCGTCCTCGAGGACGGACGGACCTTCCGCGGTGACGCCTACGGCGCGATCGGCCAGACCGTGGGTGAGGCGGTGTTCTCCACCGGCATGACCGGCTACCAGGAGACGCTCACCGACCCGAGCTACCACCGCCAGGTCGTCGTCATGACCGCGCCCCACGTCGGCAACACCGGCGTCAACGACGAGGACGCCGAGTCGGACCGGATCTGGGTCGCGGGCTACGTCGTGCGCGACCCCGCGCTGCGGCCGTCGAACTGGCGCTCCCAGCGCTCGCTGGAGGACGACCTGCGTCAGCAGGGCGTCGTGGGCATCAGCGGCATCGACACCCGAGCGCTCACCCGCCACCTGCGCGAGCGCGGCGCGATGCGCGTCGGCATCTTCTCCGGAGAGCGGTCCGAGCTGCCGCTCGCCGAGCTGACCGGGGCCGTCCGGAACGCACCGTCGATGACGGGGGCTGCGCTGGCGGCGGAGGTGAGCACGACCGAGCCGTACGTCGTGCCTGCGGTGGGGGAGAAGCGGTTCACCGTCGCGGCGGTCGACCTTGGCATCAAGGCGATGACCCCGACCCTGATGGCCCAGCAGGGCATCGAGGTGCACGTCCTGCCGGCGACGGCGACGTTCGACGACCTCCAGGCCGTCGGCGACGCCGGCCCCGACGGCGTGTTCTTCTCCAACGGGCCGGGCGATCCCGCGGCGGCCGACGCCGAGGTCGCCGTCCTCCGCGAGGTCCTCGACGCGCGCATCCCGTTCTTCGGCATCTGCTTCGGCAACCAGCTGCTCGGCCGGGCGCTCGGCTTCGGCACCTACAAGCTCAAGTACGGCCACCGCGGCATCAACCAGCCCGTCATCGACCGCAGCACGGGCAAGGTCGAGATCACCGCCCACAACCACGGCTTCGCGGTCGACGCGCCGGTCGACGCGGACGTGACCGCGCCCAGCGACCGTGACGGCACGGCATACGGGCGGGTGCGCGTCTCGCACGTCTGCCTCAACGACGACGTGGTCGAGGGCCTCGACTGCCTCGACCTGCCCGCCTACTCGGTCCAGTACCACCCCGAGGCGGCGGCCGGGCCGCACGACGCCGGCTACCTGTTCGACCGGTTCGTGGAGCTGATGAGCAACAACGAGAAGGGAAACCGCGGCTGA